The Acidobacteriota bacterium genomic interval CGTGACGCATCCTGGCGCACGAGTGCGCGCGCGGGACGGGTATCTCGCGACCGCGCCGTGAGGCCGCGGCGACTCGCTACGATAGCGCCCATCGCGAGAGCGGACGGGACGGTGAGACCATGCCGGAGATTTCGCGATTCTTCGGAATCATCATTTTCGATCAACTACAACGACCATCCGCCGCCGCACTTCCATGTCCGGTATGCTGAACAACGGGCGATCGTGGCCATCGACACGTTGACCCTGCTCGAAGGCAGGCTGTCGCCGCGCGCCCTTGGACTCGTCATCGAATGGGCGGCTGCACACAGGCAGGAACTGATCGACGATTGGAATCTGGCCCGGCAGCAGCAGCCGCTGAGGCCGATCGCCCCTCTGGAGTAAGAGAACCATGTTGAGAGACGTCGTCTCGGTCCAGCCGCTCGCGGAGTATCACCTGCGCGTACGATTCGACGACGGCTCGGAGGGTGTCGTCGATGTTGCGCAACTCGTGACGTTCACCGGAGTGTTCGAGCCGTTGCGGGATCCGGAGTTCTTCGCCAAAGCCACGGTCAATGCGGAACTCGGAACCGTGTGCTGGCCGAATGATGCGGATCTGGACTCCGATGTGCTGTTCTCGTTGGTGACGGGCACGCCCGTTCCCTCGTACGAGGCCGTCAGGCGCCCGGCCTGATTCTGGCACGCCCCTCGCGCGTCAGGATTTTTCTCGGCAGGGTTGGTCCGGGCTAGTAGTCGCTCAACTCGCCACCAGGAACGGCGGCGCGCAGGGCGTTGAGCACGGCGGCCAGGTCGATGACTTCCTGGAAGATCGCTCCGCCGACCGGCGGCAGCCATCCGCCGAAGGCGATGAGCATCCCGACCACGCTCAACGCCATTCCTCCAACGGCGCTCTGCAGTGCGATGCGCCGCATGCGGCGCGCCAGGTGGAACAGCTCGTCGACGCGCTTGAGCGACGTGTCCATGATCACGGCCCCTGCGGCTTCGGTGGTGATCTCGCTCTGGTGACCGAAGGCCAGGCCGACGGTTGCCGTCACGAGCGCGGGCGCATCGTTGATGCCGTCGCCGATGAACAGCGTTGGTGCACGCGCCGTTTCCGCGCGCGTGATGGCGACCTTCTGCTCCGGCGTCTGTCCGGCGTAGATTTCCTCGATACCGACCTGGTCGGCCAGGTAGCGCACTTCGCTCTCCCGATCGCCAGAGACGAGCAGGATGCGTTCGATCTGGTGTCGGGGACGAAGATGCGTGACGAACGAGCGGCTGTCGGCACGAGGCGCATCGTGGAAGCGATACGTGGCCGCGTATCGGCCATCGAGCAGGATCACGCACTCCAGCCCAGTCGCGATTGGCGGCAGCGCACCGCCGTGTCCCTCGGCTTCGGCCTGACGCCTGCCGATGACGCGCACGTGCCGCCCTTCGACCTGGCCGGTGAGACCTTCACCGGGCCGTTCGCGCACTTCGGTCGCGTCGACCAGAGCCACCTGCGCCCGCCCGGCGGCGTCCACGAGCGGCTTCGCGAGCGGGTGCTTCGAGTACCGCTCGAGGCTCGCCGTCACGCGCAGCACCATCGCATCGTCCATGCCCGGTGCCGTGAAGCGCTCCGTCAACGTGGGTTCGCCGTACGTCAGCGTCCCCGTCTTGTCGAGGACGATGGTGCGGCATCGATCGATGCGCTCGAGCACGGCAGGGTCGCGGATGATGATGCTCCGCTTGGCCGCGAGAGAGATGGCTCCGATGATTGCCACCGGGATGCCGATGAGGAGCGGGCACGGCGTGGCGACCACGAGCACGGCGAGGAACCTGATCGGATCGCCGCTCCACGCCCAGGCCGCGATGGCCACGCCGAGCGCGATCGGCGTGTACCACGCGCCGAGCTGATCGCCAAGTCGACGGAGCTGCGGGCGCCGCTGCTCCGAGTCCTGCATGACGCCCATGATGCGGGCATAGCGTGAATCGACAGCCAGTCGGCTCGCACGAAGCGTCAGCGCGCTCTCACCATTGATCGCGCCCGAGAACACCTCGGACCCGGGCGCCTTCACCATCATGAAAGGCTCGCCCGTGAGGTACGACTCGTCCATCACGCCATGGCCGTCGACGATCACGCCGTCGACGGGACAGATCTCGTGCGGGTACACGATCAGTTCGTCGCCGATGCGGACGTCCGCCAGCTCGATGTCGGCGATCCGGCCTTCGACGCGACGATGGGCAGCGAGCGGCATGCGGCTGGCAAGCGCCCGAAGGACCGACGAGGCGCGTCCGAGCGCGCGCGCCTCGACGGCTTCGCCACCGGAGAGCATCAGGACCACGAACGTCGCCGCCAGATACTCCTGGAGCAGCACGGCCGCCACGATCGAGATCCCGGCGAGCAGGTCGGAGCCGAACTCGCGGCGCGCGAGCGCGAGCGCGAGCGACACCACGAGCGGCACGCCTCCTGCGACGAGCACGACGTAGAGCGGGAGGGCTTGCGCGAATGGCGACGCGTTGGTGCCCCAGCGGAGCACCAGGTGCGTGAGGATGCCGGCGAGGGCCAGCGCCGCGATGCCCGTCGTCCGCACGGCGGTACGTGACCACCAATCACCTGCAACATGTCCGGACCGTGCCGGGGGTGCGCTCGATTCGGTCACCACTCGATTACGACTCCCGCTCGACGCGCGCGCGCGCCATGATCTCGACGACGCCGACATCGGCGCCGGCGTCCGCCTCGACAGTGACACGTGGACCCGGAGGCCGACTATCGTAGCCCGGGCTAGGATCGAACGCGATGCGCTGCCGCCGAGGCCTCGCCGCCCGTACGCTCGGCCTGCTCCCGGGCCTGGTCGTCGCCACCGTCGCTGCGACGCCCCTGGCGGCGCAGCCGCGTCACGATTCGCCGGTGCTGCAGCAGTATCTTCGCGCCGAGGGTCTTGGCAACCTTGGTGTTTCGGCGCTGCACCAGGACGCGGAAGGCACGCTGTGGGTTGCCACCGAGGGCGGCCTGTACCGGCACGACGGGGACCGCCTGCGTGCGGTGTCCGTGCCCGTGGAGGATCGCGGCGGTGTGGTGCGCGGCGTGGTCGCCGATGGCGAGGGCGGTCAGTGGATCGCCACGGCAGGCAGGCTGCTGCACCGCCGTTCCGACGGCACGCTGCGGCAGGTGTCGGCACCTGGTCGCGTGCTGCGCCCGCTGGCCTGGCAGCCGATGCAGCAGCTCGGTGGCGGCCGCCTGCTGGTCAACGCACTCGACCCCGCGACAGGGGGACGCGACCTGTTTCTCGTGCAGCGGACCGGCGACGGCTGGGAGGTCGCGCCGGCGCTTGCCGACCAGATGGCGACCTGGAGTGAGGCCGACAGACAGGTGCGGCTCATCGCCGTGGCACCCGATGGCACGTGGTGGTTCGGGTGCGGCGCGTTCCTCTGCAGCCGTACCGGCACGTCGCTCCAGCAGTGGTCCGTGCCCCTCGATGACTATGTGCCTACGGCGCTGCGTCAATTGCTCCCGGTCGCCGACGGGTCACTGTGGGTACTCACGCAGGGCGCGCTGCTGCACATGCAGGACGGGCGGTTCACCGACATGACGCCGCCGGCCTTCCGCGCCAGACAGGACCGCGCATCTCCGGCGCTGATCCAGGACCATGCGGGCCGCATCCTGTTTGCCAGCCAGGACACGCTCTATCGCCTCGACGGCACGACGTGGCGATCGTGGGGGCCGGAGTCAGGACTCGTCACCGGCTCGCAGATCAATGCGCTGCTCCAGGACGCCGACGGCGATCTCTGGTACGGCAGTCTGGGCCAGGGCCTCCTGCGCTGGAGCGGCTACCGTCACTGGACGGCGTGGACGGCGGGCGAGGGACTGTCCAACGCATCGGTGTGGGCCATCGTGGCCGACAGGGCCGGCACGATGTGGCTGGCCACGGTTCGCGGACTGGCGCGGTCGTCACGGATGTCGCCGCTGGCCTTCGACATGGCGGCATCCGAGCTGGACAGCCGTGCCGACATCACCGATCTCATCGCCGATGCCGAAGGCGTCCTCTGGACGTACGACCCGAGCCGCGGCCTGCTCCGTCGTCCCGCCGGCGGATCGTGGACGCAGGTTGCCGAGCCCATGCCCGACGTGATGCGGATGGCCGTTGCCGGTCCGATGGCGTGGATCATCACGGCACAGGGCTTGTGGCAGGTAGACACCAGCCTGCCGCCGCCCGTGACACCCCGGCGGGTCGAGATCCCCGCGAGGACCGGTCCGCTGGAGATGTTCGACATGTGCGTGGACGGGCGCCAGCAGGTGTGGATCGCACACCGCAACGGCCTGCTCCTCCACGACGCCGACGGGCTGCGCGCAGCCACGGTGGAGGGACTTCCGCCGCGATCGGGAGCTTCCATCCTGCGCTGCGACACCGACAGCGTCCATGCGATCACCTTCGACGAAACGCTCATCGAGATCGACATCCGCCGCCGGCGCGCGCAGCGCATCGAGGTGCCCCGACACGACGGGATGATCCTGCTCTCGGTCCTGCGCGACAGGCGGGACAGGCTGTGGGTGGGCACCGATCGCGGCGTGCTGGTCCGCGCCGACGGGCAGTGGCGACTGTTCGACCATGGCGACGGCCTGGTGTGGGACGACACCAACCAGTGGGCGCTCGACGAGGGGCCCGACGGCGCCATCTGGATCGGTACCAGCCGCGGCCTCGGGCGCATCGATGATCCCGACGCTCTCCTGCAGAAGGCCGACGCGCCGCTGCCCCTGCGCGTGGTCGACGCCAGCTATGGCGACCAGACATTCCGTCAGGGAGAGGCGTCGCAGGTCCTGCAATGGACGCGACGTCCGCTGACAGTCCGCTGGTCCGTGCCGTACTACGGCAATCGCGCAGGCCTGCACACGCGCTACAGGCTGCTCGGCCTGGACGACGAGTGGCAGGAGACGGCGATCGGCGAGATCCAGTACGCCGCACTGAGCCCGGGGAGCTACACGCTGGAACTGCAGGCGGTGGACCGATTGAACGGTCGGCGCAGTGCGGTGATCACGAGAGCCTTCGAAGTGGCAGCGCCGTGGTGGCGCAGTGCGCCGGCGTCGATCGCCGGCGGGCTTGTCGTCCTCGGCGTGGGCTGGGGGGCGCTGCGGTGGCGCCTGAGTCATCTCGTGCGTCGGCAGACGGAACTCGAAGCGCTCGTGCAGGAACGCACGCGCGCGCTCGCCGACTCGCACGCCGCCCTCGAGCGTCTGGCCCTGACCGACGCCTTGACGGGGACGATGAATAGGCGGGCCGTGATGGGGGCGGCCGAGGCCCAGGTCGCGCAACTGCTTCGGCGCGGCGGCGCACTGACGCTCGTGCTCGCCGACCTCGACGACTTCAAGCGGACCAACGACGTGCACGGGCACCTCGTGGGCGACGCGCTGTTGCGGGCCGTTGTCATCCGCCTCCAGCACGCGTTGCGCGAGGGCGACCTCCTCGGGCGCTACGGTGGCGAGGAGTTCCTGATCGTGCTGCCGGGCCTGTCCATGGACGATCCCGCCGGGGCGGCACGTGTTCGTGCGGTGTGCCAGACCGTTGCCGCACAGCCCTTCGACGTGGGAAGCGCCGAGCCGCTGGGCGCGACCTGCAGCATGGGTGCCGCCAGCCTTCGCGTCTCGTCCGATGGCTCCACGGCCGCCGCGGCACCAGTGCTGACCGCACTCATCACGCGGGCCGACGCCGCGCTTTATCGCGCCAAGGCCGCGGGGCGCAACCAGGTGGTGACGGCCGACGAATCAGCGCCGTGAACGTGCGGCCGTCCGGAGGATGCGTGTCACACGGCGTGGCTATGTCACACGTCAGGCTTCTCTTTCCAATCCAACCGCGTACGCTGTGAAGACCGGCGTGCGGCAGGTGCCGCGCCCGTGAACGCCATGCACATCCTTCGCAGCCTTCGTCAGCGCCGCCCATCGACAGTTGCCCTCGCCGGCACCTGCTGTATGGCACCCGCCGCCTGTCGTCCCTGCGCCTGTAGGTAGCCTCGCGCGCGTCCGACGCGCGGGGTTCAGCCATCGAACAGTGCGAACGGCTCGACGAGCCGTCGCTATCCGGTTCCCCTGAAGGGCGACGTGTCGCGCGATGCGCGTGCGGACGCCCTCCGGCGCGGCGTCCGCGTCGCGCATCGAGAGGATTTCCATGTCTGCGTTCCGCTTCCATTCGAGTTGGCCGGTCTGGCTGCCTGTCGCGATCCTCCTCCTGCTGCCCCTTCCAGGTCGTGCGCAGCCGGCAGCCGGCATCGTTGGCGTGGTGGTCGACGATCAGGGCCGCGTCCTTCCCGGGGTGACGGTGGACGTCACGAGCCCCGCGCTCATCGAGCGCAGCAAGACGACCGTCACCGCGGAGGACGGGCGGTATCAGGTCGTGGACCTGCGCCCGGGTCAGTACGAAGTCACGTTCACGCTGGAGGGGCTCCAGACCGTCCGCCGCACCGGCATCGCGCTCAGCACCGGCTTCACGGCGACAGTCGATGCGCGTCTGTCCATCGGACAACTCCAGGACGAGGTCACGGTGCGCGGCGGCGCGCCTGTGATCGACACGCGATCGGGCACGTCCGAGCGTCCGCTGCACCAGGAACTCATCGAGGGCATTCCCGTCGGCCGCGTGCCCAATGTCGCCGTCAGTCTCGTTCCGGGTGCAGTGACGGCACGGCCCGACATCGGTGGATCCGAGACGGGCCAGACGGCAGGCGTCTCGATCCACGGCTCGCAGACGCGCGATCTGATCTGGAACACCGATGGGCTGAACACGACGTCCAACACCGGCAGCGGCGGCGTGTCGGGGCAGTATCCGAACCAGAGCGCCATCCAGGAGATCGTCGTGCAGACGCGGGCGCTGCCGGCCGAGATCGGCGCGGGCGGCGTGAGCGTCAACATGATCACCAAGGACGGCGGCGCCACGTATCGCGGCACGTTGTTCGGCACCTACACCAACAACAACTTCCAGAACGCGAACGTCAGCGACGACCAGGCCGCGCGCGGGTTGGTCGCGCCGAGCGCCATGGACACCTTCTACGACCTGAACGGCGGGATCGGCGGACCGATCGCGCGCGACTCGCTGTGGTTCTTCGCGAGCGCCAGGCGGTTCCGCGTGGATCGCTTCGAGGCCAACACGTTCAACCCCGACGGCTCGCAGGCGCTCGACGAGAACCTGATCTGGAACGCGGGTGGCAAGGTCACCTGGCAGGTCAACTCGGCCAACAGGCTCTCGAGCTTCGTGGACTACAACTACAAGATCCGCGAACACCGCCGCGAGATCACCTCGACGTACCAGTTCGTCTCTCCCGAGGCGAGCTACAACTCGCCGCTGTGGGGACCGGTGGCCAACGTGAAGTGGACGTCGACGCTGGGCCCCACGGTGCTGCTGGACGCGGGCGTGTCGTGGTACTACGTGCCGTGGTCGCTCGACTATCAGCCCGATCTCGATTCGAACGCGTTCGCGCGCAACGACCTCGCGCTGTCGACGCTGACGGGCGCACCGCCGCCCTCGATGGTACGTGCCAACCAGGAGCGGCGCACGGCGAGCGCCGTCGTGTCGTGGTTGCCCCGCTTCCGCGGTGAGCACCAGATCCGGGGCGGCGTCCAGTTCGAGCACGCGCCGTACGGGCAGACGTTCGACTCGCTCGGCCACGGCGACTTCATCGCGCGATACCGCAACGGCGTGCCCGACTCGGTGATGGTCTACAACACGCCGGTCGAGACCAACCTGCAGCAGTCCGATCTCGGCGTCTTCGTGCAGGATGCCTGGGCGATCAGCCGCCGGTTGACGCTCAATCTCGGCCTCCGGTACGAGCGCCACACGGGCGGGCTCGGCGAGCAGTCGGCGGGCGCCGGACAGTTCGTGCCGGCGCGCAGCTTCGAGGCGCAGAAGGACCTCGTCGTGTGGAACACGATCGTCCCGCGTCTGGCGGCAACCTACGACATCTCGGGCCAGGGACGGACCGTCGTCAAGGTCAGCGCCAGTCAGTACACGCAGCGGCAGGGATCGGCGCTCATCAACCAGTTCAGTCCGATGCGGCAGAACAGCGAGGTACGGTCATGGGTCGACGGCAACGGCGACAGCGTGCCGCAGCTCGGCGAAATCGGCCCGTCGCTCGGCGGCCTCGATCGCGGCGCGACGGTGCGTATCGATCCGCAGCTCCGCCGGCCGACGCAGTGGGAATACGCGGCGACCGTCGAACACCAGCTCGGCACCGACTTCGCCGTCGCCCTGAGCTATTTCCACCGGCGCTACAAGAACCTGACGGCCGTCGTGAATGCCGCCGTGTCGTTGGACGACTACACGCCGCTCGAGATCACGAACCCGCTCGACGGGTCGCCGCTCACGATCTACAACCAGACCGCCGCGAGCATCGGCCGCGTCGACAACGTGCTCACGAACGTGCCGACCCTCGAGCAGACCTACCATGGCCTCGAAGCCACGGTGAACCGCCGGTTCAGCGACGGCCTCACGCTGTTTGGCGGCGTGACGCTCGGCCGCAACCGCGCGACGAGCCTGTCGGCGGTGGGCGGCAATCCGAACGGCTACATCAATGCCAACGGTTTCGACCTGCTCGACTCGCCGCTCATCGTCAACGTCTCGGGCATCTACCAGTTGCCCTGGCAGGTGTCGCTGTCGGGACACCTGGGCTACTACACCGGCCAGCCGCTGCGCCGCCTGTACACCGTCACGCGCACGATCGCGCCGACGCTGCGCCAGGTGAGTCAGGAAGTCGCGTTGCTGCCCGCCGGCGACCAACGGAAGCCCAATCAGACGCTGCTCGACCTTCGCGTCGGCCGCAGCTTCCGCCTCGGTCGCGGCCTCTCCGTGGAGCCGCTGCTCGAGGTCTACAACCTGCTGAACGAGAACGCCTCGGTCACCGAGGTGGAACAGGTCGGCCCGGCACTCGGCCGCGTCTCCCGCAACCTGGACGGACGTCTGCTGCGCGTCGGCGTGAAGGTTGCCTTCTGATCCCTGTACGAGAGGAGCATCGACTGTGAATTCCCAGATGTACGCGGCCGCTTCGGAGCGCCGTTTCCAACGTTCCCGGACTGCCGCGGCGGTCCTCGTCCTCGCGCTCGGTGCCGGCGCATGCTCGTCGCCTGCCGAGTCGCCGGCGCCCGCGACCTCTGCGCCCGCACCCGCGAGCGGCTTCGCGTACCCGTACCCCGCGCTGGCGACGCGCATCGTCGACGCGCTGAAGCCGTCGGCCGGCGAACGCGCGCTGCTGCGCTACAACCCGAACCAGCTCGGGCCGCTCGAAGCCGAATTGAAGCGGCAGCTCGAGGCGAAGGGCGTCGTCGTGCGATCGCAGCTCTATACCGACAGCACCGACTTCGCGGCGCGTCTCGCGGAGACCGACATCTACGTGTGGCTGCCGGCGGGTGACACGCCGGCGGCGGCCGAGGATCGGGCTCTGCTCGCCAAATGGCTGGACGAGGGCCGCGGCCGCCAGATCCACTTCCACTGGGAAGGCGGCACGCGCGACGCCGACGGCCTGCAGGTGGCGCACTCAGAGGCCTACGACCGGGTGTACGTCGACGCCCTCGACATCG includes:
- a CDS encoding TonB-dependent receptor; this translates as MSAFRFHSSWPVWLPVAILLLLPLPGRAQPAAGIVGVVVDDQGRVLPGVTVDVTSPALIERSKTTVTAEDGRYQVVDLRPGQYEVTFTLEGLQTVRRTGIALSTGFTATVDARLSIGQLQDEVTVRGGAPVIDTRSGTSERPLHQELIEGIPVGRVPNVAVSLVPGAVTARPDIGGSETGQTAGVSIHGSQTRDLIWNTDGLNTTSNTGSGGVSGQYPNQSAIQEIVVQTRALPAEIGAGGVSVNMITKDGGATYRGTLFGTYTNNNFQNANVSDDQAARGLVAPSAMDTFYDLNGGIGGPIARDSLWFFASARRFRVDRFEANTFNPDGSQALDENLIWNAGGKVTWQVNSANRLSSFVDYNYKIREHRREITSTYQFVSPEASYNSPLWGPVANVKWTSTLGPTVLLDAGVSWYYVPWSLDYQPDLDSNAFARNDLALSTLTGAPPPSMVRANQERRTASAVVSWLPRFRGEHQIRGGVQFEHAPYGQTFDSLGHGDFIARYRNGVPDSVMVYNTPVETNLQQSDLGVFVQDAWAISRRLTLNLGLRYERHTGGLGEQSAGAGQFVPARSFEAQKDLVVWNTIVPRLAATYDISGQGRTVVKVSASQYTQRQGSALINQFSPMRQNSEVRSWVDGNGDSVPQLGEIGPSLGGLDRGATVRIDPQLRRPTQWEYAATVEHQLGTDFAVALSYFHRRYKNLTAVVNAAVSLDDYTPLEITNPLDGSPLTIYNQTAASIGRVDNVLTNVPTLEQTYHGLEATVNRRFSDGLTLFGGVTLGRNRATSLSAVGGNPNGYINANGFDLLDSPLIVNVSGIYQLPWQVSLSGHLGYYTGQPLRRLYTVTRTIAPTLRQVSQEVALLPAGDQRKPNQTLLDLRVGRSFRLGRGLSVEPLLEVYNLLNENASVTEVEQVGPALGRVSRNLDGRLLRVGVKVAF
- the cadA gene encoding cadmium-translocating P-type ATPase translates to MSASSRSWRARASSGSRNRVVTESSAPPARSGHVAGDWWSRTAVRTTGIAALALAGILTHLVLRWGTNASPFAQALPLYVVLVAGGVPLVVSLALALARREFGSDLLAGISIVAAVLLQEYLAATFVVLMLSGGEAVEARALGRASSVLRALASRMPLAAHRRVEGRIADIELADVRIGDELIVYPHEICPVDGVIVDGHGVMDESYLTGEPFMMVKAPGSEVFSGAINGESALTLRASRLAVDSRYARIMGVMQDSEQRRPQLRRLGDQLGAWYTPIALGVAIAAWAWSGDPIRFLAVLVVATPCPLLIGIPVAIIGAISLAAKRSIIIRDPAVLERIDRCRTIVLDKTGTLTYGEPTLTERFTAPGMDDAMVLRVTASLERYSKHPLAKPLVDAAGRAQVALVDATEVRERPGEGLTGQVEGRHVRVIGRRQAEAEGHGGALPPIATGLECVILLDGRYAATYRFHDAPRADSRSFVTHLRPRHQIERILLVSGDRESEVRYLADQVGIEEIYAGQTPEQKVAITRAETARAPTLFIGDGINDAPALVTATVGLAFGHQSEITTEAAGAVIMDTSLKRVDELFHLARRMRRIALQSAVGGMALSVVGMLIAFGGWLPPVGGAIFQEVIDLAAVLNALRAAVPGGELSDY
- a CDS encoding diguanylate cyclase; its protein translation is MRCRRGLAARTLGLLPGLVVATVAATPLAAQPRHDSPVLQQYLRAEGLGNLGVSALHQDAEGTLWVATEGGLYRHDGDRLRAVSVPVEDRGGVVRGVVADGEGGQWIATAGRLLHRRSDGTLRQVSAPGRVLRPLAWQPMQQLGGGRLLVNALDPATGGRDLFLVQRTGDGWEVAPALADQMATWSEADRQVRLIAVAPDGTWWFGCGAFLCSRTGTSLQQWSVPLDDYVPTALRQLLPVADGSLWVLTQGALLHMQDGRFTDMTPPAFRARQDRASPALIQDHAGRILFASQDTLYRLDGTTWRSWGPESGLVTGSQINALLQDADGDLWYGSLGQGLLRWSGYRHWTAWTAGEGLSNASVWAIVADRAGTMWLATVRGLARSSRMSPLAFDMAASELDSRADITDLIADAEGVLWTYDPSRGLLRRPAGGSWTQVAEPMPDVMRMAVAGPMAWIITAQGLWQVDTSLPPPVTPRRVEIPARTGPLEMFDMCVDGRQQVWIAHRNGLLLHDADGLRAATVEGLPPRSGASILRCDTDSVHAITFDETLIEIDIRRRRAQRIEVPRHDGMILLSVLRDRRDRLWVGTDRGVLVRADGQWRLFDHGDGLVWDDTNQWALDEGPDGAIWIGTSRGLGRIDDPDALLQKADAPLPLRVVDASYGDQTFRQGEASQVLQWTRRPLTVRWSVPYYGNRAGLHTRYRLLGLDDEWQETAIGEIQYAALSPGSYTLELQAVDRLNGRRSAVITRAFEVAAPWWRSAPASIAGGLVVLGVGWGALRWRLSHLVRRQTELEALVQERTRALADSHAALERLALTDALTGTMNRRAVMGAAEAQVAQLLRRGGALTLVLADLDDFKRTNDVHGHLVGDALLRAVVIRLQHALREGDLLGRYGGEEFLIVLPGLSMDDPAGAARVRAVCQTVAAQPFDVGSAEPLGATCSMGAASLRVSSDGSTAAAAPVLTALITRADAALYRAKAAGRNQVVTADESAP
- a CDS encoding DUF2442 domain-containing protein — translated: MLRDVVSVQPLAEYHLRVRFDDGSEGVVDVAQLVTFTGVFEPLRDPEFFAKATVNAELGTVCWPNDADLDSDVLFSLVTGTPVPSYEAVRRPA